A window from Amblyomma americanum isolate KBUSLIRL-KWMA chromosome 7, ASM5285725v1, whole genome shotgun sequence encodes these proteins:
- the LOC144097315 gene encoding uncharacterized protein LOC144097315, which translates to MHNWFLCFEMAGNMALLSLLYSAWSLRVPSPEPWPLWLAQCASLQSSLHCAEMVLSAALSDSTYFLLHATFYFLLFEATATLLVLGSGIYMLGNHVNKFAGIVATVTGAIHAAHLCLTVNDHYFKSRGY; encoded by the exons ATGCACAACTGGTTCCTCTGCTTTGAAATG GCAGGAAACATGGCCCTGCTCTCACTGCTGTACAGCGCATGGTCGCTGCGGGTGCCGTCACCGGAGCCTTGGCCACTGTGGCTGGCGCAGTGCGCCTCGCTACAGAGCAGCCTGCACTGCGCCGAAATGGTGCTCTCGGCCGCGCTCTCCGACAGCACCTACTTCCTGCTGCACGCCACTTTCTAT TTCCTGCTTTTTGAAGCCACAGCCACGCTACTCGTACTGGGCAGTGGCATCTACATGCTTGGCAACCACGTGAATAAGTTCGCTGGC ATTGTGGCTACAGTTACCGGCGCCATACACGCAGCCCACCTGTGCCTCACCGTCAACGACCACTACTTCAAGTCCAGGGGATACTGA